In the Urocitellus parryii isolate mUroPar1 chromosome 10, mUroPar1.hap1, whole genome shotgun sequence genome, one interval contains:
- the Cxcl9 gene encoding C-X-C motif chemokine 9: MKKTGIPFLLGLIFLVLFGVQGAPIMRNDRCSCISTRQGKIHPKALKDIKQFAPSPSCGKTEIIATMKNGNEECLNPDSGYVKKLVKMWKEKVSQKKKQKKGGKQKMKTFLKAKGPQRPHQKKTT; the protein is encoded by the exons ATGAAGAAAACCGGTATTCCTTTCCTCTTGGGCCTCATCTTCCTGGTTCTGTTTGGAGTTCAAG GAGCCCCAATAATGAGGAATGACCGTTGTTCCTGCATCAGTACTAGGCAGGGGAAAATCCACCCTAAAGCCTTAAAAGACATTAAACAATTTGCCCCAAGCCCTTCCTGTGGGAAAACTGAAATCAT TGCTACAATGAAGAACGGGAATGAAGAATGTCTAAACCCAGATTCAGGTTATGTGAAAAAACTGGTGAAGATGTGGAAAGAAAAG GTCAgccaaaagaaaaagcaaaagaaagggggaaaacaaaaaatgaagacatttttaaaagctaaaggACCCCAACGTCCTCATCAAAAGAAGACTACATAA